A single window of Channa argus isolate prfri chromosome 10, Channa argus male v1.0, whole genome shotgun sequence DNA harbors:
- the si:dkeyp-115e12.6 gene encoding centromere protein F isoform X1, with protein sequence MSWAEEDWTVGLSGRVLQKVKELQVQQQHLARENKQKQLQLDNIHTSYEKQTLKYDEVRGELQSLQRELQSIQGEAKAAGISRERLNQDLQTKQAQVCSLEGQLDSARTLNDRLTKEVKRLESELEKLQNSCRSADTSLFSTPCWTTASSWEKSGSRKEDRSGQQDGPGLALHIRQRLQFSDMDATSSSRQQYKSTPQSEFSTPLAVFPWERDDPRPVRRSPSSPQTPLTNVSSQGQLDGEDFRREKDPRTETGEFLSEMWSRVSTLEKELSVKDSMLKATQSELVQCKKELAAKELSLQKAHTSVSQENEKTLGVEQKLKQVQEELKCQRQNSESSRLQHQQRIKELEKHHQRDLMEFQKDRQCLEKQHQQEVNKLSQELQQAQAVHNALQAQADKLSLQKQAVDKEVSTLKEKLKWTEGQLQETLKKEAQTQARLTEALREAEGVALNLEQSRKKERVLEEEGKRLAEERADALRLLMELQKRKATPPLQPVQYCPIEQSFSPQPSYSLHSPTSRHTKRPTTATQAGLKGEEDDTADERRVEILPSYSTDREPGEGIDSEHIIGLISPDSESLQKGGHSGKSNEVENKSRNEAIECDSYGTSKHSTFDDIISPSLYSSAGMDTNTSVDDNTRGVMLSTKNTPTIMSKQIKTLEHLKNENAMLHSDLHDLREELQKRLEDLETQRRAEAEARTRLKQLSRKIAAQAVEIEEQDKEWRVQLESERAEIERLRKAMAALQAEIKRTREESEDKRREEREDEKHEVLEDRESEIVELNIQLKKQLAEVTAQLALERKERKTGEEGKYKLANKNTDLNKELSIKVAELKAEFEEVKRGRKEDLIDDHKVSVANSPVTYLTLRDDELNSNIIHCDNMRLPSPEQHLLLCQSTNQRNILVSQATADLTQEDQTVTDTESSTLTCEGQIDCMTSSPRDKRQKLHEGGLDPSDLAAEVDHLQKENAKETERANQYQVKLKALQSQVTRQTQQLTMAFEKQSQHISGLLAELQERDSALLCQGEELQHYKQELDELRAKRKQEERKTTDEIHAKEEDDGAHKGGTQRVEIAGPQPNQEKECVGTLVQPKILASDAETQTSVNSKEENEALSLGEQVSGTAVSDKIQSDHVSVCATGETEWSQYGGTAGVVAELLVLRQENHLLKQRIETLDASDISKSSLQIDSQNQEVPVRLIQNTGNAALSCFMNNISAEGQESLLEHKLRMDDEEKEDNKTTQAKEEQEEMSQLQISHLEQQVVALQMKVQALTKQTQQQADELVVWRLASQPAPTFDKVHPNTDKQSDSQAQISAITEPNQQHTDKQMTNQADTQMLGHHGSPGNVTVIREDGLFLSCSSNKLQGRMLFSRLQHSSLPEPKSLHPFKKMSAPQDYNQESARLDKESEKENKGIVLIEQTNICPTQGEERTDIDLIQMASDNISQQITQDLYKVLGLNKTKPTEIHTGNPEAKQKAPSQTNDIYTTNGSSDIVFNTKMRSVSSQTEGSLFPCSAPAASGLHCASTQTEEEGKDEELIDSPVVSHVPLTETADSGERLLFAGAFPILADPARLAERIRRSRTQLSAAFDDTEYEPYGLPEVVMKGFADIPSGPSCPYIVRRGLLGTTGLPVPQKDPGQEETD encoded by the exons ATGAGCTGGGCTGAGGAAGACTGGACTGTGGGGCTGTCTGGAAGGGTCCTGCAAAAAGTGAAGGAACTACAGGTCCAACAGCAGCATCTGGCCAGagagaacaaacagaaacagctgcAGCTTGATAACATTCATACCAGctatgaaaaacaaactttgaag TATGATGAGGTTCGTGGGGAGCTTCAGTCTTTGCAGAGAGAGCTCCAGAGCATTCAGGGGGAGGCCAAAGCTGCAGGGATTAGCCGTGAGCGCCTGAACCAGGACCTTCAAACAAAGCAGGCTCAAGTATGTTCTTTGGAGGGCCAACTAGATTCTGCTCGCACCCTCAACGACAGACTCACTAAAGAAGTCAAAAG GCTGGAGTCAGAACTGGAGAAGTTGCAGAACAGCTGCAGGTCAGCAGATACCTCTCTGTTTTCTACACCCTGCTGGACTACAGCCTCATCATGGGAAAAAAGTG GGAGCAGAAAGGAGGATAGATCAGGTCAGCAAGATGGACCGGGTCTGGCACTTCACATTCGA CAACGGCTCCAATTTTCGGACATGGACGCAACGTCATCGTCACGACAGCAATACAAGAGCACACCCCAATCAGAGTTTTCCACTCCTTTGGCTGTGTTTCCGTGGGAAAGGGATGACCCCAGGCCAGTGAGACGATCCCCATCTTCTCCCCAGACACCCCTCACTAATGTCAGCAGTCAGGGACAGTTGGACGGAGAGGATTTTCGGAGGGAGAAGGACCCCAGAACAGAGACAGGTG AGTTTCTGTCAGAAATGTGGAGTCGTGTCTCTACTCTAGAGAAGGAGCTGTCTGTGAAGGACAGTATGTTGAAGGCAACTCAGAGTGAATTGGTGCAATGCAAGAAGGAGCTTGCTGCCAAGGAGCTCAGCCTGCAGAAAGCACACACATCTGTATCCCAGGAGaatgaaaag ACATTAGGAGTTGAGCAGAAGCTGAAGCAGGTGCAAGAGGAGCTCAAGTGTCAGAGGCAGAACTCTGAGAGCAGCCGACTGCAACACCAGCAACGCATAAAGGAGCTGGAGAAACATCATCAGAGG GATTTAATGGAGTTTCAGAAGGACAGACAGTGTTTGGAAAAGCAGCATCAGCAGGAGGTGAACAAGCTCAGCCAGGAGCTTCAGCAAGCACAGGCTGTTCATAATGCTCTGCAGGCCCAGGCTGACAAG TTGTCTCTACAGAAACAGGCGGTAGACAAAGAAGTGAGCACTTTGAAAGAAAAGCTGAAGTGGACAGAGGGACAGCTACAGGAGACCCTGAAGaaagaagcacaaacacaagCCAGACTCACG GAAGCGTTGCGTGAAGCAGAGGGTGTGGCACTGAATTtagagcagagcaggaagaaggAGCGAGTCCTGGAAGAGGAGGGGAAGAGGCTGGCAGAAGAGCGAGCCGATGCCCTTCGTCTCCTAATGGAACTGCAGA AGCGAAAAGCCACACCACCTCTACAGCCTGTCCAGTATTGCCCTATTGAACAGAGTTTCTCCCCTCAACCTTCGTACTCTCTTCATTCTCCAACGTCAAGACACACGAAGAGGCCCACTACTGCCACCCAAGCTGGGTTAAAAGGGGAAGAGGATGATACTGCGGATGAGAGAAGGGTAGAGATTTTACCATCTTATTCCACTGATAGAGAGCCTGGAGAGGGCATTGACTCTGAACACATCATTGGCCTTATCTCTCCAGACTCTGAGAGTTTACAAAAGGGAGGACacagtggaaaaagtaatgAGGTTGAAAACAAGAGTAGAAATGAGGCAATAGAGTGTGACAGCTATGGGACAAGCAAGCACTCCACATTTGATGACATAATCTCTCCTTCCTTGTACTCTTCAGCTGGTATGGACACTAACACCTCTGTGGATGATAACACACGCGGTGTGATGCTTTCTACTAAAAACACACCTACAATCATGTCAAAGCAGATCAAGACTTTGGAACATCTTAAGAATGAGAATGCCATGCTGCATTCAGACCTACATGATTTGCGAGAAGAGCTCCAGAAACGTCTTGAGGACCTGGAAACACAACGACGGGCAGAAGCAGAAGCCAGGACCCGGCTTAAACAGCTCAGCCGTAAAATTGCTGCCCAGGCTGTTGAGATAGAGGAGCAGGACAAAGAATGGAGGGTACAGCTGGAGAGTGAGAGGGCTGAGATAGAACGGTTGAGGAAGGCTATGGCTGCTTTGCAGGCTGAGATAAAGAGAACCAGGGAGGAAAGCGAAGACAAAAGGAGAGAGGAGCGGGAGGATGAAAAACATGAAGTACtagaagacagagagagtgaaatAGTGGAACTTAATATCCAGCTGAAGAAGCAATTAGCAGAGGTGACAGCCCAGCTCGCTTTAGAacggaaagaaagaaagacaggtgAAGAGGGGAAGTACAAATTagccaacaaaaacacagatctaAACAAGGAGCTAAGCATAAAAGTGGCTGAACTTAAAGCTGAATTTGAGGAAGTAAAGCGCGGCAGAAAAGAAGACTTAATAGATGACCACAAAGTCTCAGTTGCTAACAGTCCAGTGACCTACCTAACTCTCCGTGATGATGAGCTCAACTCCAACATCATTCACTGCGACAACATGCGCCTCCCTTCGCCAGAGCAGCACCTGCTTCTCTGTCAATCCACCAACCAACGCAACATTCTTGTGTCTCAGGCAACAGCAGATCTCACCCAGGAAGACCAAACAGTGACAGATACTGAGTCCTCTACTCTGACATGTGAAGGGCAAATAGATTGCATGACCTCTTCCCCCagggacaaaagacaaaagctcCACGAAGGTGGGCTTGATCCCTCAGACTTGGCAGCAGAGGTGGATCATCTGcaaaaggaaaatgcaaagGAGACAGAGCGTGCTAACCAGTACCAGGTTAAATTGAAGGCCCTGCAGAGCCAG GTGACACGTCAGACCCAGCAGCTCACAATGGCTTTTGAAAAGCAGAGCCAGCACATCTCAGGCCTTCTGGCTGAACTGCAAGAGAGGGATAGTGCCCTCCTCTGCCAGGGAGAGGAACTGCAGCACTACAAGCAAGAGCTGGATGAACTTAGGGCCAAAAGAAagcaagaagagagaaaaacaactgatgAAATACATGCCAAAGAGGAGGATGATGGAGCACATAAAGGAGGGACACAGAGGGTGGAGATCGCAGGGCCTCAGCCAAACCAGGAAAAGGAGTGTGTGGGCACCTTGGTACAACCAAAGATTCTGGCATCTGAtgctgaaacacaaacatctgttaACAGTAAAGAAGAGAATGAAGCACTATCGCTAGGGGAACAGGTCTCAGGCACAGCAGTTTCAGACAAAATTCAAAGTGatcatgtttctgtttgtgcaacGGGAGAGACTGAGTGGAGTCAATATGGAGGAACAGCAGGTGTAGTTGCAGAGCTGCTTGTTCTCCGGCAAGAGAATCATCTCCTGAAACAAAGAATTGAGACCTTGGATGCCTCAGACATCAGCAAATCGTCATTACAGATTGACAGTCAAAATCAAGAGGTCCCAGTCAGGCTCATTCAAAACACAGGAAATGCTGCTTTGTCCTGTTTCATGAATAACATATCGGCTGAGGGACAGGAGTCCCTACTAGAGCATAAGTTGAGGATGGACGATGAAGAAAAGgaagacaataaaacaacacaggctaaagaggaacaggaggaaATGTCTCAGCTTCAGATCAGCCACCTCGAGCAACAG GTGGTGGCACTGCAGATGAAGGTACAGGCTCTCACTAAGCAGACCCAGCAGCAGGCAGATGAGCTTGTGGTGTGGAGACTGGCATCTCAGCCAGCTCCAACATTTGACAAGGTCCATCCCAACACTGATAAACAGTCTGATAGTCAAGCCCAAATTTCTGCAATAACAGAGCCAAACCAGCAGCACACGGATAAACAAATGACGAATCAAGCTGACACGCAGATGCTAGGTCACCACGGGAGCCCTGGTAATGTGACTGTCATCAGAGAAGATGGTTTATtcctctcctgctcctccaACAAACTGCAGGGCCGCATGTTGTTCTCTAG ACTGCAGCACAGCAGCCTTCCTGAACCAAAGAGTCTCCATCCTTTTAAAAAGATGTCTGCACCTCAAGACTACAATCAGGAAAGTGCCCGTCTCGAcaag gaatctgaaaaagaaaacaagggaATCGTGTTAATTGAACAGACAAATATCTGTCCAACACAGGGCGAAGAGAGGACAGATATTGATCTCATCCAGATGGCGTCAGACAACATAAGTCAACAAATTACTCAAGATCTTTATAAAGTCTTaggattaaataaaaccaaaccaacAGAGATTCACACTGGAAATCCTGAAGCCAAACAAAAGGCTCCTTCACAAACCAATGACATATACACAACCAATGGTTCTTCAGACATAGTTTTCAACACCAAAATGAGAAGTGTCAGCAGTCAAACAGAGGGCAGTTTGTTTCCCTGCAGTGCTCCAGCAGCCTCTGGACTCCACTGTGCATCCACACAGACTGAGGAAGAGGGAAAAGATGAAGAATTAATTGATTCCCCTGTTGTCTCTCATGTGCCCCTCACTGAAACTGCAGACTCAGGAGAGAGATTGTTGTTTGCAGGTGCTTTCCCTATCCTGGCCGACCCAGCTCGTCTGGCCGAGAGAATCCGGCGTAGCAGGACGCAGTTGTCAGCAGCCTTTGACGACACGGAGTATGAACCCTACGGACTGCCAGAAGTTGTCATGAAAG GTTTTGCAGACATCCCCAGTGGTCCTTCATGTCCCTACATTGTTAGAAGAGGATTGTTAGGAACAACTGGCCTACCTGTTCCTCAGAAAGACCCAGGACAGGAGGAGACTGATTAA
- the si:dkeyp-115e12.6 gene encoding centromere protein F isoform X4: MSAVRDSWTERIFGGRRTPEQRQVDISVCLVHPPEFLSEMWSRVSTLEKELSVKDSMLKATQSELVQCKKELAAKELSLQKAHTSVSQENEKTLGVEQKLKQVQEELKCQRQNSESSRLQHQQRIKELEKHHQRDLMEFQKDRQCLEKQHQQEVNKLSQELQQAQAVHNALQAQADKLSLQKQAVDKEVSTLKEKLKWTEGQLQETLKKEAQTQARLTEALREAEGVALNLEQSRKKERVLEEEGKRLAEERADALRLLMELQKRKATPPLQPVQYCPIEQSFSPQPSYSLHSPTSRHTKRPTTATQAGLKGEEDDTADERRVEILPSYSTDREPGEGIDSEHIIGLISPDSESLQKGGHSGKSNEVENKSRNEAIECDSYGTSKHSTFDDIISPSLYSSAGMDTNTSVDDNTRGVMLSTKNTPTIMSKQIKTLEHLKNENAMLHSDLHDLREELQKRLEDLETQRRAEAEARTRLKQLSRKIAAQAVEIEEQDKEWRVQLESERAEIERLRKAMAALQAEIKRTREESEDKRREEREDEKHEVLEDRESEIVELNIQLKKQLAEVTAQLALERKERKTGEEGKYKLANKNTDLNKELSIKVAELKAEFEEVKRGRKEDLIDDHKVSVANSPVTYLTLRDDELNSNIIHCDNMRLPSPEQHLLLCQSTNQRNILVSQATADLTQEDQTVTDTESSTLTCEGQIDCMTSSPRDKRQKLHEGGLDPSDLAAEVDHLQKENAKETERANQYQVKLKALQSQVTRQTQQLTMAFEKQSQHISGLLAELQERDSALLCQGEELQHYKQELDELRAKRKQEERKTTDEIHAKEEDDGAHKGGTQRVEIAGPQPNQEKECVGTLVQPKILASDAETQTSVNSKEENEALSLGEQVSGTAVSDKIQSDHVSVCATGETEWSQYGGTAGVVAELLVLRQENHLLKQRIETLDASDISKSSLQIDSQNQEVPVRLIQNTGNAALSCFMNNISAEGQESLLEHKLRMDDEEKEDNKTTQAKEEQEEMSQLQISHLEQQVVALQMKVQALTKQTQQQADELVVWRLASQPAPTFDKVHPNTDKQSDSQAQISAITEPNQQHTDKQMTNQADTQMLGHHGSPGNVTVIREDGLFLSCSSNKLQGRMLFSRLQHSSLPEPKSLHPFKKMSAPQDYNQESARLDKESEKENKGIVLIEQTNICPTQGEERTDIDLIQMASDNISQQITQDLYKVLGLNKTKPTEIHTGNPEAKQKAPSQTNDIYTTNGSSDIVFNTKMRSVSSQTEGSLFPCSAPAASGLHCASTQTEEEGKDEELIDSPVVSHVPLTETADSGERLLFAGAFPILADPARLAERIRRSRTQLSAAFDDTEYEPYGLPEVVMKGFADIPSGPSCPYIVRRGLLGTTGLPVPQKDPGQEETD, translated from the exons ATGTCAGCAGTCAGGGACAGTTGGACGGAGAGGATTTTCGGAGGGAGAAGGACCCCAGAACAGAGACAGGTG GATATATCTGTGTGTCTGGTCCATCCACCAGAGTTTCTGTCAGAAATGTGGAGTCGTGTCTCTACTCTAGAGAAGGAGCTGTCTGTGAAGGACAGTATGTTGAAGGCAACTCAGAGTGAATTGGTGCAATGCAAGAAGGAGCTTGCTGCCAAGGAGCTCAGCCTGCAGAAAGCACACACATCTGTATCCCAGGAGaatgaaaag ACATTAGGAGTTGAGCAGAAGCTGAAGCAGGTGCAAGAGGAGCTCAAGTGTCAGAGGCAGAACTCTGAGAGCAGCCGACTGCAACACCAGCAACGCATAAAGGAGCTGGAGAAACATCATCAGAGG GATTTAATGGAGTTTCAGAAGGACAGACAGTGTTTGGAAAAGCAGCATCAGCAGGAGGTGAACAAGCTCAGCCAGGAGCTTCAGCAAGCACAGGCTGTTCATAATGCTCTGCAGGCCCAGGCTGACAAG TTGTCTCTACAGAAACAGGCGGTAGACAAAGAAGTGAGCACTTTGAAAGAAAAGCTGAAGTGGACAGAGGGACAGCTACAGGAGACCCTGAAGaaagaagcacaaacacaagCCAGACTCACG GAAGCGTTGCGTGAAGCAGAGGGTGTGGCACTGAATTtagagcagagcaggaagaaggAGCGAGTCCTGGAAGAGGAGGGGAAGAGGCTGGCAGAAGAGCGAGCCGATGCCCTTCGTCTCCTAATGGAACTGCAGA AGCGAAAAGCCACACCACCTCTACAGCCTGTCCAGTATTGCCCTATTGAACAGAGTTTCTCCCCTCAACCTTCGTACTCTCTTCATTCTCCAACGTCAAGACACACGAAGAGGCCCACTACTGCCACCCAAGCTGGGTTAAAAGGGGAAGAGGATGATACTGCGGATGAGAGAAGGGTAGAGATTTTACCATCTTATTCCACTGATAGAGAGCCTGGAGAGGGCATTGACTCTGAACACATCATTGGCCTTATCTCTCCAGACTCTGAGAGTTTACAAAAGGGAGGACacagtggaaaaagtaatgAGGTTGAAAACAAGAGTAGAAATGAGGCAATAGAGTGTGACAGCTATGGGACAAGCAAGCACTCCACATTTGATGACATAATCTCTCCTTCCTTGTACTCTTCAGCTGGTATGGACACTAACACCTCTGTGGATGATAACACACGCGGTGTGATGCTTTCTACTAAAAACACACCTACAATCATGTCAAAGCAGATCAAGACTTTGGAACATCTTAAGAATGAGAATGCCATGCTGCATTCAGACCTACATGATTTGCGAGAAGAGCTCCAGAAACGTCTTGAGGACCTGGAAACACAACGACGGGCAGAAGCAGAAGCCAGGACCCGGCTTAAACAGCTCAGCCGTAAAATTGCTGCCCAGGCTGTTGAGATAGAGGAGCAGGACAAAGAATGGAGGGTACAGCTGGAGAGTGAGAGGGCTGAGATAGAACGGTTGAGGAAGGCTATGGCTGCTTTGCAGGCTGAGATAAAGAGAACCAGGGAGGAAAGCGAAGACAAAAGGAGAGAGGAGCGGGAGGATGAAAAACATGAAGTACtagaagacagagagagtgaaatAGTGGAACTTAATATCCAGCTGAAGAAGCAATTAGCAGAGGTGACAGCCCAGCTCGCTTTAGAacggaaagaaagaaagacaggtgAAGAGGGGAAGTACAAATTagccaacaaaaacacagatctaAACAAGGAGCTAAGCATAAAAGTGGCTGAACTTAAAGCTGAATTTGAGGAAGTAAAGCGCGGCAGAAAAGAAGACTTAATAGATGACCACAAAGTCTCAGTTGCTAACAGTCCAGTGACCTACCTAACTCTCCGTGATGATGAGCTCAACTCCAACATCATTCACTGCGACAACATGCGCCTCCCTTCGCCAGAGCAGCACCTGCTTCTCTGTCAATCCACCAACCAACGCAACATTCTTGTGTCTCAGGCAACAGCAGATCTCACCCAGGAAGACCAAACAGTGACAGATACTGAGTCCTCTACTCTGACATGTGAAGGGCAAATAGATTGCATGACCTCTTCCCCCagggacaaaagacaaaagctcCACGAAGGTGGGCTTGATCCCTCAGACTTGGCAGCAGAGGTGGATCATCTGcaaaaggaaaatgcaaagGAGACAGAGCGTGCTAACCAGTACCAGGTTAAATTGAAGGCCCTGCAGAGCCAG GTGACACGTCAGACCCAGCAGCTCACAATGGCTTTTGAAAAGCAGAGCCAGCACATCTCAGGCCTTCTGGCTGAACTGCAAGAGAGGGATAGTGCCCTCCTCTGCCAGGGAGAGGAACTGCAGCACTACAAGCAAGAGCTGGATGAACTTAGGGCCAAAAGAAagcaagaagagagaaaaacaactgatgAAATACATGCCAAAGAGGAGGATGATGGAGCACATAAAGGAGGGACACAGAGGGTGGAGATCGCAGGGCCTCAGCCAAACCAGGAAAAGGAGTGTGTGGGCACCTTGGTACAACCAAAGATTCTGGCATCTGAtgctgaaacacaaacatctgttaACAGTAAAGAAGAGAATGAAGCACTATCGCTAGGGGAACAGGTCTCAGGCACAGCAGTTTCAGACAAAATTCAAAGTGatcatgtttctgtttgtgcaacGGGAGAGACTGAGTGGAGTCAATATGGAGGAACAGCAGGTGTAGTTGCAGAGCTGCTTGTTCTCCGGCAAGAGAATCATCTCCTGAAACAAAGAATTGAGACCTTGGATGCCTCAGACATCAGCAAATCGTCATTACAGATTGACAGTCAAAATCAAGAGGTCCCAGTCAGGCTCATTCAAAACACAGGAAATGCTGCTTTGTCCTGTTTCATGAATAACATATCGGCTGAGGGACAGGAGTCCCTACTAGAGCATAAGTTGAGGATGGACGATGAAGAAAAGgaagacaataaaacaacacaggctaaagaggaacaggaggaaATGTCTCAGCTTCAGATCAGCCACCTCGAGCAACAG GTGGTGGCACTGCAGATGAAGGTACAGGCTCTCACTAAGCAGACCCAGCAGCAGGCAGATGAGCTTGTGGTGTGGAGACTGGCATCTCAGCCAGCTCCAACATTTGACAAGGTCCATCCCAACACTGATAAACAGTCTGATAGTCAAGCCCAAATTTCTGCAATAACAGAGCCAAACCAGCAGCACACGGATAAACAAATGACGAATCAAGCTGACACGCAGATGCTAGGTCACCACGGGAGCCCTGGTAATGTGACTGTCATCAGAGAAGATGGTTTATtcctctcctgctcctccaACAAACTGCAGGGCCGCATGTTGTTCTCTAG ACTGCAGCACAGCAGCCTTCCTGAACCAAAGAGTCTCCATCCTTTTAAAAAGATGTCTGCACCTCAAGACTACAATCAGGAAAGTGCCCGTCTCGAcaag gaatctgaaaaagaaaacaagggaATCGTGTTAATTGAACAGACAAATATCTGTCCAACACAGGGCGAAGAGAGGACAGATATTGATCTCATCCAGATGGCGTCAGACAACATAAGTCAACAAATTACTCAAGATCTTTATAAAGTCTTaggattaaataaaaccaaaccaacAGAGATTCACACTGGAAATCCTGAAGCCAAACAAAAGGCTCCTTCACAAACCAATGACATATACACAACCAATGGTTCTTCAGACATAGTTTTCAACACCAAAATGAGAAGTGTCAGCAGTCAAACAGAGGGCAGTTTGTTTCCCTGCAGTGCTCCAGCAGCCTCTGGACTCCACTGTGCATCCACACAGACTGAGGAAGAGGGAAAAGATGAAGAATTAATTGATTCCCCTGTTGTCTCTCATGTGCCCCTCACTGAAACTGCAGACTCAGGAGAGAGATTGTTGTTTGCAGGTGCTTTCCCTATCCTGGCCGACCCAGCTCGTCTGGCCGAGAGAATCCGGCGTAGCAGGACGCAGTTGTCAGCAGCCTTTGACGACACGGAGTATGAACCCTACGGACTGCCAGAAGTTGTCATGAAAG GTTTTGCAGACATCCCCAGTGGTCCTTCATGTCCCTACATTGTTAGAAGAGGATTGTTAGGAACAACTGGCCTACCTGTTCCTCAGAAAGACCCAGGACAGGAGGAGACTGATTAA